The Streptomyces sp. RKAG293 genome includes a region encoding these proteins:
- a CDS encoding WecB/TagA/CpsF family glycosyltransferase, protein MKRQILFGVALDAMTMDETVQRCLEAVRNSEQLEIGMVNAAKLVNMRRDPQLAHAVAGCDLVLADGQAVVWAGKVLRAPLPERVAGIDLFMRLLAAAEKADMSVYFLGAKEEVLQMMLRQVGLRFPALRVAGSRNGYFADSEQEAVADAIADSGAQLLFLGMTSPKKEIFTAGYGKRTDAHVVHGVGGSFDILAGITKRAPEVWQRMGLEWFYRTLQEPRRLGKRYFTTNALFLAMTARELIHRTPATGFANRRY, encoded by the coding sequence ATGAAGCGGCAGATCTTGTTCGGCGTCGCACTGGACGCCATGACGATGGATGAGACCGTTCAGCGCTGCCTCGAAGCGGTGCGGAACAGCGAACAGCTCGAAATAGGGATGGTCAACGCCGCGAAGCTGGTGAACATGCGGCGCGATCCCCAACTCGCCCACGCGGTGGCCGGCTGCGACCTCGTCCTCGCCGACGGACAGGCGGTGGTCTGGGCCGGCAAGGTGCTGCGGGCACCGCTGCCGGAGCGGGTGGCGGGCATCGACCTGTTCATGCGCCTGCTCGCGGCGGCCGAGAAGGCGGACATGTCCGTCTACTTCCTCGGCGCCAAGGAGGAGGTGCTCCAGATGATGCTGCGGCAGGTCGGTCTGCGCTTCCCCGCCCTGCGGGTGGCCGGCAGCCGCAACGGCTACTTCGCCGACTCCGAGCAGGAGGCCGTCGCCGACGCGATCGCCGACAGCGGCGCACAGCTGCTGTTCCTCGGGATGACGTCGCCCAAGAAGGAGATCTTCACCGCCGGCTACGGCAAGCGGACCGACGCCCATGTCGTGCACGGCGTCGGCGGCTCCTTCGACATCCTGGCCGGCATCACCAAGCGAGCGCCCGAGGTCTGGCAGCGGATGGGCCTCGAGTGGTTCTACCGGACGCTGCAGGAACCGCGGCGGCTCGGCAAGCGCTACTTCACCACCAACGCTCTCTTCCTCGCCATGACGGCGCGGGAGCTCATCCACCGCACACCGGCAACCGGTTTCGCGAACAGGAGATACTGA
- the wecB gene encoding non-hydrolyzing UDP-N-acetylglucosamine 2-epimerase: protein MRIICVAGARPNYMKIKPVMDALERRGAEVVLVHTGQHYDESMNEVFFRDLGIRPPDRFLGVGSGTHAEQTGRVMAAFEPLLDEVAPDAVVVVGDINSTLACALVTAKAGPLLAHVEAGLRSRDWSMPEEVNRVATDRVSDYLLAPSPDAAVNLRAEGYRDDQIHVVGNVMIDTLLANLERARKSDVLERYGLTRGEYGLVTLHRPANVDDPESLTGLLKALGEIAGRCPLLLPVHPRAAGRLAELGVPGGIRLVPAAGYLDFIALQDSARVVLTDSGGIQEETTALGVPCVTLRDNTERPITVEQGTNVLAGRDPERIVATVNRVLDNPPAARCPELWDGHASDRIAEVLLGGGGASGRLRPTDLRVQDDPGN, encoded by the coding sequence ATGAGGATCATCTGCGTCGCCGGAGCGCGACCCAACTACATGAAGATCAAACCGGTGATGGACGCCCTGGAGCGCCGGGGCGCCGAGGTGGTTCTCGTCCACACCGGACAGCACTACGACGAGTCCATGAACGAGGTGTTCTTCCGCGACCTCGGGATCCGGCCCCCCGACCGCTTCCTCGGCGTCGGCTCGGGCACGCACGCCGAGCAGACCGGACGGGTGATGGCGGCCTTCGAGCCGCTGCTCGACGAGGTGGCACCGGACGCGGTGGTGGTGGTCGGGGACATCAACTCCACCCTCGCCTGCGCCCTGGTGACCGCGAAGGCCGGCCCGCTGCTGGCCCATGTCGAGGCCGGGCTGCGCAGCCGCGACTGGAGCATGCCGGAGGAGGTCAACCGCGTCGCCACCGACCGGGTCAGCGACTATCTGCTGGCCCCGTCGCCCGACGCCGCGGTGAACCTGCGCGCCGAGGGGTACCGGGACGACCAGATCCATGTCGTCGGCAACGTCATGATCGACACCCTGCTCGCCAACCTGGAACGGGCCAGGAAGTCGGACGTCCTGGAGCGGTACGGGCTCACCCGGGGCGAGTACGGCCTGGTCACCCTGCACCGGCCGGCCAACGTGGACGACCCGGAGTCGCTCACCGGGCTGCTCAAGGCGCTCGGCGAGATCGCCGGCCGCTGTCCGCTGCTGCTGCCCGTGCACCCGCGGGCGGCCGGGCGGCTGGCCGAACTGGGCGTGCCCGGCGGGATCCGGCTGGTGCCGGCGGCCGGGTACCTCGACTTCATCGCCCTGCAGGACTCCGCCCGTGTCGTCCTGACCGACTCGGGCGGCATCCAGGAGGAGACCACCGCGCTGGGCGTGCCGTGCGTGACCCTGCGGGACAACACGGAACGCCCGATCACCGTCGAGCAGGGCACCAACGTGCTGGCGGGCCGGGATCCCGAGCGGATCGTCGCCACGGTGAACCGGGTGCTCGACAACCCGCCCGCGGCCCGCTGCCCGGAGCTGTGGGACGGGCACGCCAGCGACCGCATCGCCGAGGTCCTGCTGGGAGGGGGCGGCGCGAGCGGCCGGCTGAGACCCACCGACCTGCGGGTGCAGGACGACCCGGGCAACTAG
- a CDS encoding nucleotide sugar dehydrogenase, with product MRVVVVGQGYVGLPLAVRAAEVGHEVIGYDVATQRVKSLAAGESYVEDVSSERLRAVTASGAYRASESARDCGGFDVAVVTVPTPLHEGVPDLRYIEESARTLARYLRPGATVVLESTTYPGTTQELFGPLLEDGSGMTAGADFHLGYSPERIDPGNPVWGFQQTPKVVSGVDAASLKAVQSFYDDLVDTTVPVGSPKEAELAKLLENTFRHVNIALVNEIAMFARHLDIDVWQAIEAASSKPFGFMKFTPGPGVGGHCLPIDPSYLSWRVQRELGQSFRFVELANDINSHMPDYVTRRIIDVLNTKRRSVNGSRVLLLGLAYKKNTGDARESPALRISQLLLNMGAKVRAADPHVVESMAVDTRLVRVEPTQKELAAADVVVLLTDHDSFDYDLVTEHASFVLDCRRKLSAGPTIEVL from the coding sequence ATGCGCGTCGTCGTGGTGGGACAGGGATATGTCGGGCTGCCACTGGCCGTTCGGGCCGCGGAGGTCGGTCACGAGGTGATCGGCTACGACGTGGCAACCCAGCGGGTCAAGAGCCTGGCGGCGGGGGAGTCCTACGTCGAGGACGTCTCCTCCGAGCGGCTGCGCGCCGTCACGGCGAGCGGTGCGTACCGGGCGAGCGAGTCGGCCCGGGACTGCGGCGGCTTCGACGTCGCCGTGGTGACCGTGCCGACCCCGTTGCACGAAGGTGTGCCGGACCTGCGCTACATCGAGGAGTCGGCGCGCACGCTGGCCCGCTATCTGCGCCCCGGGGCGACGGTCGTCCTGGAGTCGACCACCTATCCGGGCACCACCCAGGAGCTGTTCGGACCGCTCCTGGAGGACGGTTCGGGAATGACCGCCGGAGCCGACTTCCATCTCGGCTACAGCCCGGAGCGCATCGACCCCGGAAACCCCGTCTGGGGCTTCCAGCAGACGCCGAAGGTGGTCTCGGGAGTCGACGCGGCGTCCCTGAAGGCCGTGCAGAGCTTCTATGACGACCTGGTCGACACGACGGTGCCGGTCGGCTCGCCGAAGGAGGCCGAACTGGCCAAGCTGCTGGAGAACACCTTCCGGCATGTGAACATCGCGCTGGTCAACGAGATAGCGATGTTCGCGCGCCACCTCGACATCGACGTCTGGCAGGCCATCGAAGCGGCGTCCAGCAAGCCGTTCGGCTTCATGAAGTTCACCCCGGGACCCGGCGTCGGCGGCCACTGCCTGCCGATCGACCCCTCGTACCTGTCCTGGCGGGTACAGCGTGAGCTCGGCCAGAGCTTCCGCTTCGTCGAGCTGGCGAACGACATCAACAGCCACATGCCCGACTACGTGACGCGCCGGATCATCGACGTCCTCAACACCAAGCGCCGCTCGGTGAACGGCTCGCGCGTCCTGCTGCTCGGACTGGCCTACAAGAAGAACACCGGCGACGCCCGTGAGTCGCCGGCGCTGCGGATCTCCCAGCTGCTGCTCAACATGGGCGCCAAGGTCAGGGCGGCGGACCCGCACGTGGTGGAGAGCATGGCGGTCGACACCCGGCTCGTCCGGGTCGAGCCGACCCAGAAGGAGCTGGCGGCGGCCGATGTGGTCGTCCTGCTCACCGACCACGACTCCTTCGACTACGACCTCGTCACGGAGCACGCCTCCTTCGTCCTGGACTGCCGTCGCAAGCTGTCCGCCGGACCCACGATCGAGGTGCTCTGA
- a CDS encoding glycosyltransferase family 2 protein has translation MREETMRRIARAPWELLKWAFGWLVLFETRNKLVLAPSALRLRRFETAETARLAAVLGQVPEALVATVIATHRRPEALLEAVRSALDQTVRDHVVIVVDDCAGLPELPDDPRLFAVSLSRNTATAGIVRNVGIRLTRSRYVAFLDDDNLWEPDHLEQALAVLEAPGGPDGVYTALRRVLPDGTEMDILSVPFDRRRSARESFLDTNAFVARRNGSLHFSRLRRTPEVLPREDWELIRRYSRRHEVRHVPCPTVRYLVNPASFYTAWEGSVPPA, from the coding sequence ATGAGAGAGGAAACGATGCGTCGTATCGCCCGCGCCCCCTGGGAACTGCTCAAGTGGGCCTTCGGCTGGCTGGTGCTCTTCGAGACCAGGAACAAGCTCGTGCTGGCGCCCTCCGCCCTGCGGCTGCGCCGCTTCGAGACCGCCGAGACGGCTCGGCTGGCGGCTGTCCTGGGTCAGGTCCCCGAAGCGCTGGTCGCGACCGTGATCGCCACCCACCGGCGTCCGGAGGCACTGCTCGAAGCGGTACGTTCCGCGCTGGACCAGACCGTACGGGACCACGTCGTCATCGTCGTGGACGACTGCGCGGGGCTGCCGGAACTGCCCGACGACCCGCGGCTGTTCGCGGTGTCGCTGTCCCGGAACACCGCCACCGCGGGTATCGTCCGCAATGTCGGGATCCGGCTGACCCGCTCGCGGTACGTCGCCTTCCTGGACGACGACAACCTGTGGGAGCCGGACCACCTGGAGCAGGCGCTGGCGGTGCTGGAGGCGCCCGGCGGACCCGACGGCGTCTACACCGCGCTGCGCCGCGTCCTGCCCGACGGGACCGAGATGGACATCCTGTCGGTGCCCTTCGACCGCCGCAGGTCGGCCCGGGAATCCTTCCTGGACACCAACGCCTTCGTGGCCCGCCGCAACGGCTCGCTGCACTTCAGCCGGCTGCGCCGGACCCCCGAGGTGCTGCCGCGGGAGGACTGGGAGCTCATCCGCCGCTACAGCAGACGGCATGAGGTGCGGCATGTGCCGTGCCCCACCGTCCGGTACCTGGTGAACCCGGCGAGCTTCTACACGGCGTGGGAGGGCTCGGTGCCGCCTGCCTAG
- a CDS encoding chain length determinant protein — MDLAEICRVMRRRWYVLLPGLLLTAALTAGVYLMVPVTYQSQSTVALLNSQKATVAFDGNPFLSTQTSLTGMADSLARNLNSDASIVDLRAQGLTGVYQAKIADNAQGPLMWLTVTGTDPASVLESDKILTTYAEARLKQFQTEQSVAPNAMIRMTTVVPPQNPVAETKKRLQYLIMAGLLGFVSSMVAAFYVEARRRPRPASQPVVASVPAVEDGTDEQPAAPPVAGPVPPAAVQPAAPQPAAVQKTAAGEPAGQPAAPSTATPTVRPAPRWSKPVEESDSEATETEAHRFV, encoded by the coding sequence ATGGATCTCGCAGAGATCTGCCGGGTCATGCGCAGGCGTTGGTACGTGCTGCTGCCCGGACTGCTGCTCACCGCAGCTCTGACGGCCGGTGTGTATCTGATGGTGCCGGTCACGTACCAGTCGCAGAGCACGGTGGCGCTCCTCAACTCGCAGAAGGCCACCGTCGCCTTCGACGGCAACCCCTTCCTGAGCACGCAGACCTCGCTCACGGGGATGGCGGACAGCCTCGCCCGCAATCTGAACTCCGATGCCTCGATCGTGGACCTCAGGGCGCAGGGCCTCACCGGGGTCTACCAGGCGAAGATCGCCGACAACGCGCAGGGCCCGCTCATGTGGCTCACGGTGACGGGTACCGACCCGGCGAGCGTTCTGGAGTCGGACAAGATCCTGACGACGTACGCCGAGGCCCGGTTGAAGCAGTTCCAGACGGAGCAGTCGGTGGCTCCGAACGCCATGATCCGTATGACGACGGTCGTGCCCCCGCAGAACCCGGTGGCCGAGACCAAGAAGCGGCTGCAATACCTGATCATGGCCGGCCTGCTGGGGTTCGTGTCCAGCATGGTGGCCGCGTTCTACGTCGAGGCCCGGCGGCGGCCGCGGCCCGCCTCGCAGCCGGTGGTCGCGAGCGTGCCGGCCGTCGAGGACGGGACGGACGAGCAGCCGGCGGCACCGCCGGTCGCAGGTCCCGTTCCGCCGGCCGCCGTTCAGCCGGCGGCGCCGCAACCGGCCGCGGTCCAGAAGACGGCGGCGGGGGAGCCGGCCGGACAGCCCGCGGCACCATCCACGGCAACACCGACGGTCCGGCCGGCTCCCCGGTGGTCGAAGCCCGTCGAGGAGTCCGACTCCGAAGCAACCGAGACAGAAGCGCATCGGTTTGTGTGA
- a CDS encoding acyltransferase — protein sequence MTEAVPDAGRLTPRSIAVPPTTEPTAAPTADTPERGRLPSLTGLRFAAAFLVFGFHLQVAHLFPAGSSGDLLLGRVFGHGAIGVSFFFILSGFVLTWSARPGERARRSWRKRAAKIYPNHLITALAALVAVAGGAASATGGGSPGVVVPNLLLVQSWSRDPDVYFGLNTVSWSLSCEAFFYLLFPWLLRGLTRLGPRALWPLAAGLTVLTCCLPLVTAGWSEPTAYWFLYVLPATRISEFCLGMVLARIVRTGQWIRFPIWAAGLLLVAAYVSVGYLPVRFGYVAATVVPLALLIPALATADLAGRRTLWSTRRAVWLGEVSFAFYMVHQLVIRFASKALHVPAAGAPDWGVAQVIAVELAMLAGSLCAAALLWRIVERPLHLLLSGGSGRRRGHHARPGTAT from the coding sequence ATGACCGAGGCCGTGCCTGACGCCGGCCGGCTGACGCCGCGGTCCATCGCGGTGCCGCCGACCACGGAACCGACCGCGGCGCCGACCGCGGATACCCCGGAGCGGGGGCGGCTGCCCTCGCTCACCGGGTTGCGGTTCGCCGCGGCGTTCCTGGTGTTCGGGTTCCATCTGCAGGTCGCCCACCTCTTCCCGGCCGGGTCCAGCGGCGACCTGCTGCTGGGCCGGGTGTTCGGGCACGGCGCGATCGGCGTGTCCTTCTTCTTCATCCTCAGCGGCTTCGTGCTGACCTGGTCCGCCAGGCCGGGGGAGCGGGCCCGCCGGAGCTGGCGCAAACGTGCCGCGAAGATCTACCCGAACCACCTGATCACCGCGCTCGCCGCGCTGGTCGCCGTGGCCGGGGGAGCGGCATCGGCCACCGGCGGCGGCTCCCCGGGCGTCGTCGTCCCGAACCTGCTGCTCGTCCAGTCCTGGAGCCGCGACCCGGACGTCTACTTCGGGCTCAACACCGTCTCCTGGTCGCTCTCCTGCGAGGCCTTCTTCTACCTGCTCTTCCCCTGGCTGCTGCGCGGGCTGACCCGGCTGGGCCCGCGGGCGCTGTGGCCGCTGGCGGCCGGGCTGACCGTGCTGACCTGCTGCCTCCCGCTGGTCACGGCGGGCTGGTCGGAGCCGACCGCGTACTGGTTCCTCTACGTCCTGCCGGCCACCCGGATCAGCGAGTTCTGCCTCGGCATGGTGCTCGCCCGGATCGTCCGTACCGGGCAGTGGATCCGCTTCCCGATCTGGGCCGCCGGCCTGCTCCTGGTCGCCGCGTATGTGTCGGTCGGCTATCTTCCGGTGCGCTTCGGCTACGTCGCGGCCACCGTCGTACCGTTGGCGCTGCTGATCCCGGCGCTCGCCACCGCCGACCTCGCGGGGCGGCGCACGCTGTGGTCGACCCGCCGGGCGGTCTGGCTGGGCGAGGTCTCCTTCGCCTTCTACATGGTGCACCAACTCGTCATCCGCTTCGCGAGCAAGGCCCTGCACGTCCCGGCGGCGGGCGCCCCCGACTGGGGGGTGGCGCAGGTGATCGCGGTGGAACTGGCCATGCTGGCCGGCTCCCTGTGCGCTGCCGCGCTGCTGTGGCGGATCGTCGAGCGGCCGCTCCACCTGCTGCTGAGCGGCGGCTCCGGGCGACGCCGCGGACACCACGCACGTCCCGGAACGGCGACATGA
- a CDS encoding glycosyltransferase family 2 protein gives MPPKNAAEGTGPVAVLVVTWNSAAVLPEFIASLPAGMAGLDWRLVVADNDSADDTVAVLSALAPDATVVQTGRNAGYAAGVNAALGAAAQWDGGFRAALVCNPDIRMRPGCAKVLVDALGSELPDGDRVGISVPLLYEEEDGAPLQSLRRESSVTRALGEAVVGNRRAGRFPRWSEMVTDPAAYEGPTRADWATGALMALSKDCLDTCGAWDESFFLYSEETEYCLRAGDHGYATRLEPAASAMHLGGDSQVSPRLWTLLTLNRVRLYGRRHGPLATTAFRAAVLLRETSRAALGRPASRAAAAALLSSSALRATPGP, from the coding sequence ATGCCCCCCAAGAACGCGGCCGAGGGCACCGGCCCTGTCGCCGTCCTTGTCGTCACCTGGAACAGCGCCGCGGTGCTCCCGGAGTTCATCGCCTCGCTCCCGGCAGGCATGGCCGGTCTCGACTGGCGGCTCGTCGTCGCCGACAACGACTCGGCCGACGACACCGTGGCCGTACTGAGCGCCCTCGCCCCCGACGCCACCGTCGTCCAGACCGGCCGCAACGCCGGATACGCGGCCGGTGTGAACGCGGCGCTGGGCGCCGCCGCGCAGTGGGACGGCGGCTTCCGTGCCGCGCTGGTGTGCAACCCCGACATCCGCATGCGGCCGGGCTGCGCCAAGGTGCTGGTCGACGCGCTCGGCAGCGAGCTGCCCGACGGCGACCGCGTCGGCATCAGCGTGCCCCTGCTGTACGAGGAGGAGGACGGTGCGCCCCTGCAGTCGCTGCGCCGCGAGTCGAGCGTGACCCGGGCGCTCGGCGAGGCGGTCGTGGGCAACCGCAGGGCCGGCCGCTTCCCGCGCTGGAGCGAAATGGTCACCGACCCCGCCGCGTACGAGGGCCCGACCCGGGCCGACTGGGCGACCGGGGCCCTGATGGCGCTGTCGAAGGACTGCCTGGACACCTGCGGTGCGTGGGACGAGTCGTTCTTCCTCTACTCCGAGGAGACCGAGTACTGCCTGCGGGCCGGGGACCACGGCTATGCGACCCGGCTGGAACCCGCGGCCAGTGCGATGCACCTCGGCGGCGACTCCCAGGTCTCGCCGCGCCTGTGGACCCTGCTGACGCTCAACCGCGTCCGGCTCTACGGGCGCCGGCACGGACCGCTGGCGACCACCGCCTTCCGGGCGGCGGTCCTGCTGCGGGAGACCTCGCGGGCAGCGCTCGGCCGGCCCGCGAGCAGGGCCGCCGCGGCCGCCCTGCTCAGTTCGTCCGCACTGCGCGCGACTCCCGGGCCCTGA
- a CDS encoding lipopolysaccharide biosynthesis protein — protein sequence MERARVTATTAGETPGTTGISVPPVLDGAGPGTESALGPAADLETAPAPPSLGQKVRSAARWSLINTVVMRLGNFATGIILARFVLGPAAWGVYGIAQTVLLVLLSANELGVGLAIVRWEGDARRFAPTVLTLSAISSCVLYVALFTAAPTVARLLGSPEASGVLRVMCICVVLDGLSQVPAGFLTREFAQGKRMVIDALNFVLSTAVTLLLAFEGWGAMSFAWGAVVGNVAALIGCCLAAPGTLRFGWDPEQARALLRFGLPLAGASMLALGVVNVDTMVVGSTTGKVALGFYVLAFNMSGWPVRIISEAARRVSFAGFSRLADSPQALAQGFSRALGVLITGTVPLCVLLGVLAGPIVGLVYGDQWLPAAKALPWLMVLGLVRIGCELAYDCLVAIGQRRSLIMVQGLWLVALIPVLIFAGRAEGIVGVAQGHVLVAGGLVVPVFLFALSRGGISLRSIGRACAWPFLGGGVMAAVILGLERGIGDSKPALFAIGTAALLSYIVCVLPSRDFLRGTRPSGGRHRKIA from the coding sequence ATGGAGAGGGCACGCGTAACGGCCACCACGGCCGGCGAAACGCCCGGTACGACCGGCATATCCGTCCCCCCGGTGCTCGACGGGGCCGGGCCCGGCACGGAATCCGCCCTCGGGCCGGCAGCCGACCTGGAAACGGCCCCGGCCCCGCCGTCGCTGGGCCAGAAGGTCAGGTCGGCCGCCCGGTGGAGCCTGATCAACACCGTCGTCATGCGACTGGGCAACTTCGCGACGGGGATCATCCTGGCGCGCTTCGTCCTGGGGCCGGCGGCGTGGGGCGTGTACGGCATCGCCCAGACGGTGCTGCTGGTCCTGCTGTCCGCGAACGAACTCGGCGTCGGGCTGGCCATCGTGCGCTGGGAGGGCGACGCCCGCCGGTTCGCGCCGACCGTGCTGACCCTCAGCGCGATCTCCAGCTGTGTGCTGTACGTGGCGCTGTTCACCGCCGCCCCGACCGTGGCGCGGCTGCTGGGCTCGCCCGAAGCCTCGGGCGTGCTGCGGGTGATGTGCATCTGTGTGGTGCTCGACGGGCTGTCGCAGGTGCCCGCAGGCTTCCTCACCCGTGAGTTCGCCCAGGGCAAACGGATGGTCATCGACGCGCTCAACTTCGTGCTGAGCACCGCGGTGACCCTGCTGCTGGCCTTCGAGGGCTGGGGCGCGATGAGCTTCGCCTGGGGAGCGGTGGTGGGGAACGTCGCGGCCCTGATCGGCTGCTGTCTGGCCGCCCCGGGGACGCTGAGGTTCGGCTGGGACCCGGAGCAGGCGCGGGCGCTGCTCCGGTTCGGGCTGCCGCTCGCCGGGGCCAGCATGCTGGCCCTCGGCGTGGTCAACGTGGACACGATGGTGGTCGGCTCGACCACCGGCAAGGTGGCGCTGGGCTTCTACGTGCTCGCGTTCAACATGTCGGGCTGGCCCGTGCGGATCATCTCCGAGGCGGCGCGCCGGGTCTCCTTCGCCGGGTTCTCCCGGCTGGCCGACTCGCCACAGGCGCTCGCCCAGGGGTTCAGCCGCGCGCTGGGCGTCCTGATCACCGGCACGGTCCCGCTGTGCGTGCTGCTGGGGGTCCTCGCGGGCCCGATCGTCGGACTCGTCTACGGGGACCAGTGGCTTCCCGCCGCGAAGGCACTGCCCTGGCTGATGGTGCTCGGACTGGTGCGCATCGGCTGCGAGCTCGCGTACGACTGCCTGGTCGCCATCGGACAGCGCCGTTCGCTGATCATGGTGCAGGGCCTGTGGCTGGTCGCCCTCATCCCGGTACTGATCTTCGCCGGCCGCGCCGAGGGCATCGTCGGGGTCGCGCAGGGCCATGTCCTGGTCGCGGGCGGCCTCGTGGTGCCGGTGTTCCTCTTCGCGCTCAGCCGGGGAGGCATCAGCCTGCGGTCGATCGGCCGGGCCTGCGCCTGGCCCTTCCTCGGCGGGGGCGTGATGGCCGCGGTCATCCTCGGCCTGGAGCGGGGCATCGGCGACAGCAAGCCCGCCCTCTTCGCCATCGGCACCGCCGCGCTGCTCAGCTACATCGTGTGCGTACTGCCCAGCCGCGACTTCCTGCGTGGCACCCGGCCCAGCGGCGGCCGGCACCGGAAGATCGCGTGA
- a CDS encoding O-antigen ligase family protein — protein sequence MSLSEICAVLRRRWYFMVPITLLSLFAGLYLNRTVPVAYQSQSSVALLDSRGVAKLAPTFGNPISNAGGSLIVTADVLIRTLASSDSARDLSTRGVTDPYTVAFAANTSGPLITLTVTGTDRAKVLNETTTITDFAGEALKALQTEAKVSPAYFVQTTPVVLPQVPVSQLKSRYQQVMGVIIIGVAAAFALSFVTESIALTRRRRIAGSDIDPWPAKRVPRGLWGRRLDATAILTGYMALALFIPSDLALPALGGVGTPANVFALLGLFWYLAAWLTGRIRPAPGTRLPRVAMCLLTVAVLMSYLANAGRSSSHKEILAADRGLIGLLVWVSLVVLVSAGIQTRDRLDVLMRRVIVMGTVVAAIGYYDFFTATNIADHINVPGLNTSVAQITAMDRGSFTRPRSTTAQPLEFGGMLAILVPFAIHQAFDPVRKHLSVFRRWGPVAIMGGALPLTVSRTSIIGALLVALIMMPRWTPQRRWSAIGLLIGSVACFKVIIPGLIGTITTLFATFLNNSDSSTQARTVKYSAIVPYLTERPLFGRGFGTFMPDLYFFTDNQYMMTLAEMGALGLVALLTLFIAGIHNGGAIRRLARTESDRELGQAFFASAVVALVISATFDALGFPMFAGIFFLTLGAGGSYLGFIRRDAEARAADVPAAPPVTPSATEPRTAAPVRREAESQLVES from the coding sequence ATGAGCCTCAGTGAGATCTGTGCCGTGCTGCGCAGGCGCTGGTACTTCATGGTGCCGATCACCCTGCTCAGTCTCTTCGCGGGCCTGTACCTGAACCGGACGGTCCCGGTGGCCTACCAGTCGCAGAGTTCCGTCGCCCTGCTCGACTCCAGGGGAGTCGCCAAACTGGCTCCGACCTTCGGCAACCCCATATCGAACGCCGGCGGTTCGCTGATCGTCACGGCGGACGTCCTGATCCGCACCCTGGCCTCGTCCGACTCGGCGCGCGACCTGAGCACCCGCGGTGTCACGGACCCGTACACGGTCGCCTTCGCGGCGAACACCTCAGGACCGCTCATCACCCTGACCGTCACGGGCACCGACCGGGCGAAGGTGCTCAACGAGACCACCACCATCACGGACTTCGCCGGCGAAGCGCTCAAGGCCCTCCAGACCGAGGCCAAGGTCTCGCCGGCGTACTTCGTCCAGACCACGCCCGTCGTACTGCCGCAGGTACCGGTCTCGCAGCTCAAGAGCCGGTACCAGCAGGTCATGGGCGTCATCATCATCGGCGTCGCCGCCGCGTTCGCGCTGTCCTTCGTGACCGAGAGCATCGCGTTGACCCGCCGCCGCAGGATCGCGGGATCGGACATCGACCCCTGGCCCGCCAAGCGGGTTCCCAGGGGCCTTTGGGGCCGGCGGCTGGACGCCACCGCGATCCTCACCGGGTACATGGCGCTGGCCCTCTTCATCCCCTCGGACCTCGCGCTGCCCGCGCTCGGCGGCGTCGGCACCCCCGCCAACGTCTTCGCCCTGCTCGGGCTCTTCTGGTACCTGGCGGCCTGGCTCACCGGCCGGATCCGCCCGGCCCCGGGCACCCGGCTGCCGCGGGTGGCGATGTGCCTGCTCACCGTCGCGGTGTTGATGTCCTACCTCGCGAACGCGGGCCGCAGCAGTTCGCACAAGGAGATCCTGGCCGCCGACCGGGGACTCATCGGGCTCCTGGTGTGGGTGTCCCTGGTGGTCCTGGTCTCCGCCGGAATCCAGACCCGCGACCGCCTCGACGTCCTGATGCGCCGGGTCATCGTGATGGGAACCGTGGTGGCCGCGATCGGCTACTACGACTTCTTCACCGCGACCAACATCGCCGACCACATCAACGTCCCCGGCCTGAACACGAGCGTCGCCCAGATCACCGCCATGGACCGCGGCTCCTTCACCCGGCCGCGCTCCACCACCGCGCAGCCACTGGAGTTCGGCGGGATGCTGGCCATCCTCGTCCCGTTCGCCATCCATCAGGCTTTCGATCCGGTGCGCAAGCACCTCAGCGTGTTCCGCCGCTGGGGGCCCGTCGCGATCATGGGCGGCGCCCTGCCGCTGACGGTGTCGAGGACGTCCATCATCGGCGCCCTGCTGGTCGCCCTCATCATGATGCCCCGCTGGACACCGCAACGGCGCTGGAGCGCGATCGGCCTGCTGATCGGGTCGGTCGCCTGCTTCAAGGTGATCATCCCCGGGCTGATCGGGACCATCACCACCCTGTTCGCGACGTTCCTGAACAACTCCGACAGCAGCACCCAGGCCCGCACCGTGAAGTACAGCGCGATCGTTCCCTATCTCACCGAACGTCCGCTGTTCGGACGCGGCTTCGGGACGTTCATGCCCGACCTCTACTTCTTCACGGACAACCAGTACATGATGACCCTGGCCGAGATGGGCGCCCTGGGGCTGGTCGCGCTCCTGACCCTGTTCATCGCCGGGATCCACAACGGGGGCGCCATCCGCCGCCTCGCCCGTACCGAGTCCGACCGCGAGCTGGGGCAGGCGTTCTTCGCCTCGGCCGTGGTCGCCCTCGTCATCAGTGCGACGTTCGACGCCCTCGGCTTCCCCATGTTCGCCGGAATCTTCTTCCTGACCCTCGGCGCCGGCGGCAGCTACCTGGGCTTCATCCGGCGCGACGCGGAAGCCCGGGCGGCCGACGTGCCCGCCGCCCCGCCCGTGACCCCGTCCGCAACCGAACCGAGGACCGCCGCGCCCGTCCGGCGCGAAGCCGAATCCCAACTCGTGGAGTCCTGA